Proteins encoded within one genomic window of Desulfonatronospira thiodismutans ASO3-1:
- a CDS encoding DHH family phosphoesterase — translation MIPVPSELTRALKTGDNFLVTSHVKPDGDSIGSMSAAGHILKSLGKKFVLYNESGLPGKYTWLDLPAKIHNRPPDNNFDWIVVLDSASPERPGEYIADRINQVPTINIDHHPDNPDFGSINWVDPGFSSVGEMMSLVARQLNLELKGPLAHGIYLAIVSDTGFFSFGNTTPGVLEVTAQMVRQGLDPGQINPLITNQWSVGRIRLHGLALQRSEFVDNGRIGIICITKDMLKNTGTGPEDCEGLVNMLLKVSGVKIACTLREDDEGGVKMSLRSAGQDDVSRIASHLGGGGHRNASGGIINAPLQEAREMVIAGARRSIQ, via the coding sequence ATGATTCCCGTTCCCAGTGAACTCACCCGGGCACTTAAAACCGGGGACAATTTTCTTGTGACCTCGCATGTAAAGCCGGACGGTGATTCCATAGGCTCCATGTCTGCAGCCGGGCATATACTCAAAAGCCTGGGCAAAAAATTTGTTCTGTACAACGAAAGCGGTCTGCCGGGAAAATACACCTGGCTGGACCTGCCGGCAAAAATACATAACAGGCCGCCGGACAACAATTTTGACTGGATTGTGGTCCTGGACAGCGCTTCTCCGGAACGCCCTGGGGAATACATTGCCGACAGGATCAACCAAGTGCCCACTATAAATATCGACCATCACCCGGACAATCCGGACTTTGGCTCCATCAACTGGGTGGACCCGGGCTTCTCCTCTGTGGGGGAAATGATGTCCCTGGTGGCCAGGCAACTGAACCTGGAACTAAAAGGTCCCCTGGCCCACGGCATTTATCTGGCCATTGTCTCGGACACAGGATTTTTCAGCTTCGGCAACACAACACCCGGTGTCCTGGAGGTGACCGCCCAGATGGTCCGTCAGGGCCTGGATCCCGGGCAGATCAATCCCCTCATCACCAACCAGTGGTCAGTGGGCAGAATCCGTCTGCACGGCCTGGCCCTGCAGCGCTCGGAATTCGTTGACAACGGGCGTATCGGCATCATCTGCATCACTAAGGACATGCTCAAAAACACCGGCACCGGACCAGAGGACTGCGAGGGACTAGTCAACATGCTCCTCAAGGTCAGCGGAGTAAAGATAGCCTGTACCCTGCGCGAGGATGACGAAGGTGGTGTCAAGATGAGCCTGCGCAGTGCCGGACAAGACGATGTAAGCAGGATTGCATCGCATCTGGGTGGTGGAGGACACAGAAACGCCTCCGGAGGCATCATCAATGCACCCTTGCAGGAGGCCCGTGAAATGGTTATCGCCGGTGCCCGCAGGTCTATACAATGA
- the pnp gene encoding polyribonucleotide nucleotidyltransferase, which yields MLKEFNSTKITSVAGDCKINFETGKMANQAHGSVLVQSGDTVVLVTAVTQPMENNPGFFPLTVNYQEMSYAAGKIPGSYFRREIGRPSERETLVSRLIDRSIRPLFPETFNDEVQVMATVLSADPVNDPDILAISGASAALHMSKIPFMGPLAGARVGYIDDEFILNPSLKLLDQSDLSLMVASTRNGVVMVEGVADFVPEDIVARAIDWASQQVIPILDSQEELRSQCGREKMEIPAEPERDLELEEMVKEMAAGDLARALETQGKMHRKNAKSEVKERVQASLQEKLGPESERLDKFGGIFKDLEKSIMREKISSEKIRIDGRDLKTVRPLSMEVGLLPRTHGSALFTRGETTALTIATLGSSTDIQHIETLSGDSSKSFMLHYNFPPYCVGEVKFLRGPSRREIGHGVLAERAIQPVLPSSEDFPFTIRLVSEIMDSNGSSSMATVCGGTLALMDAGIPVKEPVAGIAMGLIRENDEYLVLTDILGDEDHLGDMDFKVAGSYDGITAVQMDIKISGISGEIMHQALDQALEARRHILDQMKQVIDEPRKELSPFAPKMEVIHVDTNKIKDVIGPSGKHIKAITAETGSSIDIEDSGKISIFAPSEEILQKTKEMILFYNQKPELGKDYEGVVTRLLDFGAVVEILPGLDGLVHISQLDTARVEKVSDVVNIGDKIKVKVIEIDDRGKVRLSRMAVLMEEQGKTFDMSSASRPGPKKGGGGGRSGGPPRGGGGGGRR from the coding sequence ATGCTGAAAGAATTTAATAGTACCAAGATCACCTCTGTTGCCGGCGACTGCAAGATTAATTTCGAAACCGGCAAAATGGCCAACCAGGCCCACGGCTCGGTTCTTGTGCAGAGCGGAGATACAGTGGTCCTGGTTACTGCAGTCACCCAGCCCATGGAGAACAACCCCGGATTTTTTCCGTTGACGGTCAATTACCAGGAAATGTCCTACGCTGCCGGCAAGATACCAGGAAGCTATTTCCGCCGGGAAATCGGCAGGCCAAGCGAACGTGAGACCCTGGTTTCCAGGCTCATTGACCGCTCCATAAGGCCGCTTTTTCCGGAAACATTCAACGACGAAGTCCAGGTCATGGCCACGGTGCTTTCGGCAGACCCGGTGAATGATCCGGACATACTGGCCATCAGCGGCGCTTCGGCCGCCCTGCACATGTCCAAGATCCCGTTTATGGGCCCCCTGGCCGGAGCCCGGGTGGGTTACATAGATGACGAATTCATTTTGAACCCCAGCCTCAAGCTCCTGGACCAGAGCGATCTAAGCCTCATGGTGGCTTCCACCCGCAACGGGGTGGTCATGGTTGAGGGGGTAGCCGACTTTGTGCCCGAAGACATCGTGGCCAGGGCCATAGACTGGGCCAGTCAGCAGGTAATACCCATTCTGGACAGCCAGGAAGAACTGCGCAGTCAGTGCGGCCGGGAAAAAATGGAAATACCTGCAGAACCGGAAAGAGATCTGGAACTGGAAGAGATGGTCAAAGAAATGGCCGCTGGTGACCTGGCCAGGGCCCTGGAAACCCAGGGAAAAATGCATAGAAAAAACGCCAAGTCTGAAGTCAAGGAACGAGTACAGGCCTCTTTGCAGGAAAAACTCGGCCCTGAATCAGAGAGGCTGGATAAATTCGGGGGGATTTTCAAGGACCTGGAAAAAAGCATAATGCGGGAAAAGATCAGCTCGGAAAAGATCCGCATTGATGGACGGGACTTGAAGACCGTTCGCCCGCTGAGCATGGAAGTAGGCCTTTTGCCCCGCACCCACGGCTCCGCCCTGTTCACCCGGGGGGAAACCACAGCCCTGACCATTGCCACCCTGGGCAGCTCCACAGATATCCAGCACATCGAGACCCTGTCCGGGGACAGCAGCAAAAGCTTCATGCTGCATTACAACTTTCCCCCTTACTGCGTGGGAGAGGTAAAGTTTCTGCGCGGGCCTTCCAGGCGGGAAATAGGACACGGTGTCCTGGCCGAACGGGCCATTCAGCCTGTCCTGCCCTCTTCGGAAGATTTCCCCTTCACCATTCGCCTGGTATCTGAAATCATGGACAGCAACGGCTCATCATCCATGGCCACTGTATGCGGCGGCACCCTGGCTCTGATGGATGCCGGGATTCCTGTAAAGGAGCCTGTGGCCGGAATCGCCATGGGGCTTATCCGGGAAAATGACGAATACCTCGTGCTCACGGATATACTGGGCGACGAGGATCACCTGGGAGACATGGATTTCAAGGTGGCCGGCTCCTATGACGGCATCACCGCTGTACAGATGGACATCAAGATCTCGGGGATTTCCGGGGAAATCATGCACCAGGCCCTGGATCAGGCCCTGGAAGCCCGCCGGCACATCCTGGACCAGATGAAGCAGGTGATAGATGAGCCCAGAAAAGAGCTGTCTCCTTTTGCTCCCAAAATGGAAGTCATCCATGTGGACACCAACAAGATAAAGGACGTCATAGGCCCGTCAGGCAAGCATATAAAGGCCATCACCGCAGAAACCGGGTCATCCATAGACATAGAGGACTCCGGCAAGATATCCATCTTCGCCCCGTCAGAAGAAATCCTGCAGAAGACCAAGGAAATGATCCTTTTTTACAACCAGAAGCCGGAGCTGGGCAAGGATTACGAAGGTGTAGTCACCAGGCTTCTGGATTTCGGGGCAGTGGTGGAGATCCTGCCCGGACTGGACGGACTGGTGCATATCTCCCAGCTGGATACCGCAAGAGTGGAAAAGGTCTCGGACGTGGTCAATATCGGGGACAAGATCAAGGTCAAGGTCATCGAGATCGATGACCGGGGCAAGGTGCGCCTGAGCCGCATGGCCGTACTCATGGAAGAACAGGGCAAGACCTTTGACATGTCTTCAGCTTCCAGGCCCGGACCCAAAAAAGGCGGCGGTGGCGGACGTTCCGGCGGACCTCCCAGAGGCGGAGGCGGAGGCGGACGCAGGTAA
- the rpsO gene encoding 30S ribosomal protein S15, with the protein MEPKDKSKIIEEFKQHENDTGSPEVQVALLTERIKYLTEHFKTHKKDFHSRTGLLKLVGKRRKLLTYLKEKNVERYRQLISRLGLRK; encoded by the coding sequence ATGGAACCCAAGGACAAATCCAAGATTATTGAGGAATTTAAACAGCACGAAAACGACACTGGTTCGCCTGAAGTCCAGGTCGCTCTGCTTACTGAACGTATCAAGTATCTCACGGAACACTTCAAGACCCACAAGAAGGATTTTCATTCCCGTACAGGTCTTTTGAAGCTGGTGGGCAAAAGAAGAAAGCTGCTTACTTACCTCAAGGAAAAAAATGTAGAGCGTTACCGACAGCTTATTTCCAGGCTGGGACTCAGGAAATAA
- the truB gene encoding tRNA pseudouridine(55) synthase TruB, with protein sequence MSPGPRSSKAFHPDGVMVLNKPEGPTSTACLNKIKSRFKLKKLGHAGTLDPMARGVLVALLGQATKLAPYITEGRKTYWGVIRLGVSTDTYDMQGTVLEEKDCSEVSPETIEREIKSWEDLKEQPVPAVSAAKHQGKPFYALARAGQEVPCKTKEIDIYQAQVLNIEPPLVEFRITCSAGTYVRSLAHSLGMRVGCCAALAELVREKSHPFSLDQAVDLDTLMEARDLNEHLLPIPRAMSHWEHVRLDPEQEAFVRNGRPIEARNAPRTVDGQHPRALLLSMDGSSLALAEARKTDGRLMWSIIRGLWT encoded by the coding sequence ATGAGCCCGGGTCCCAGGTCCTCCAAGGCCTTTCATCCAGACGGAGTCATGGTCCTGAACAAGCCGGAGGGTCCTACTTCCACTGCATGTCTGAACAAAATAAAATCGCGCTTCAAGCTGAAAAAGCTGGGCCACGCCGGCACCCTGGATCCCATGGCCAGGGGTGTACTGGTGGCTTTGCTTGGCCAGGCCACCAAACTGGCTCCCTACATCACTGAAGGCCGCAAGACGTACTGGGGGGTTATCCGCCTGGGAGTCAGCACAGATACATACGATATGCAGGGAACCGTGCTGGAGGAAAAGGACTGTTCCGAGGTTTCCCCGGAGACTATAGAGCGGGAAATAAAGTCCTGGGAAGACCTCAAAGAACAGCCTGTACCAGCGGTATCTGCAGCCAAGCACCAGGGAAAACCATTTTATGCCCTGGCCAGGGCTGGACAAGAGGTCCCCTGCAAGACTAAAGAAATAGATATTTACCAGGCCCAGGTTCTAAATATAGAACCGCCCCTGGTGGAATTCCGGATAACCTGCTCCGCAGGCACCTATGTACGGTCCCTGGCCCACAGCCTGGGGATGCGCGTGGGATGCTGCGCGGCTCTGGCAGAGCTTGTCCGGGAAAAAAGCCATCCCTTTTCCCTGGACCAGGCCGTGGACCTGGACACCCTCATGGAAGCAAGGGATCTAAACGAACACCTGCTGCCCATCCCCCGGGCCATGTCTCACTGGGAGCATGTCAGGCTGGACCCTGAGCAGGAAGCGTTCGTGCGCAACGGCCGCCCCATTGAAGCAAGAAATGCGCCCCGGACAGTTGATGGACAGCATCCAAGGGCACTTCTTCTTTCCATGGACGGCTCTTCGCTGGCCCTGGCCGAGGCCCGGAAAACGGATGGCCGGTTGATGTGGTCCATAATCAGGGGATTGTGGACTTGA